One genomic segment of Rivularia sp. PCC 7116 includes these proteins:
- the plsY gene encoding glycerol-3-phosphate 1-O-acyltransferase PlsY — translation MTTWLSLCGAILVAAYVLGSMPTGYTLVKLLKGIDIREVGSGSTGATNVLRTLGKGPGAFVLLIDSLKGVLSIFLAYWLFTFSSNNNLIPATVNIEIWQPIMVTLVGLAAIIGHSKSIFLGFKGGKSVATSLGILLAMNWQIGLSTLGIFLVVVAISRIVSLSSVCGAIAVSILMILFGQPLPYILFAMVGGLYVVIRHRSNIERILAGTEPKLGQKATVEAEAEQTVGSAS, via the coding sequence ATGACTACTTGGTTAAGTTTGTGTGGAGCAATTTTAGTCGCAGCTTATGTTTTGGGTTCTATGCCCACGGGTTATACGCTCGTAAAGCTGTTAAAGGGAATTGATATTCGAGAAGTTGGTTCGGGTTCAACTGGTGCAACTAATGTCTTAAGAACTTTAGGTAAAGGTCCTGGTGCATTTGTTTTACTGATTGACAGCTTGAAAGGAGTCTTATCAATATTTCTAGCTTACTGGTTGTTTACCTTCTCATCCAATAATAATTTAATTCCGGCAACAGTTAATATCGAAATTTGGCAGCCCATTATGGTTACTTTGGTGGGTTTAGCAGCCATAATCGGACACAGTAAATCAATCTTTTTGGGATTCAAGGGTGGTAAATCCGTTGCTACTAGTTTAGGAATCTTGTTAGCCATGAATTGGCAAATTGGTTTATCAACACTTGGCATATTTCTCGTAGTTGTCGCGATTTCGCGGATTGTATCCCTAAGTTCCGTTTGTGGCGCGATCGCAGTTTCAATTTTGATGATTTTATTTGGGCAACCTTTACCTTATATATTGTTTGCTATGGTTGGTGGTTTGTATGTAGTTATCCGTCACCGCAGCAATATTGAACGGATATTAGCAGGTACCGAACCGAAATTAGGACAGAAAGCAACGGTGGAAGCAGAAGCCGAGCAGACTGTTGGTTCTGCTAGTTAA
- a CDS encoding FkbM family methyltransferase gives MSIYNTLRSYWWDNALMARHMKLQAKRVWWNFLTAWEKTTPGLYNKIQTGYRQQRPSAEQTVSSEAYGTVVTVNGVRMKIDPRMTPFQVKKLIDGRHTREERRLLIHRLEPDDIVMELGGGIGMLAIACALKIGGERVYSYEANPVLESLIRENYALNDVKPEINMCMLDETHDTCTFHVSEHFSRSSAFKPADDKTVPYEVAVKPLNDEIARIKPTVLIMDVQGSEGKLLSFANLSTVSKLLVEVHPDMLGLSNANALRRNLRTQGFEEVERSGQSFLYIRK, from the coding sequence ATGAGCATTTATAATACGTTACGTTCCTACTGGTGGGATAATGCTTTGATGGCAAGACACATGAAGCTGCAAGCTAAACGTGTTTGGTGGAATTTTCTGACTGCTTGGGAAAAAACCACACCCGGACTTTACAATAAAATACAAACTGGTTATCGCCAACAGCGACCATCAGCAGAACAAACAGTTTCTTCAGAAGCATATGGCACTGTGGTAACTGTAAACGGTGTCCGGATGAAGATCGATCCGAGAATGACTCCGTTTCAAGTAAAGAAGCTGATTGATGGAAGACATACCCGCGAGGAACGTCGTTTGTTAATCCATCGGCTTGAACCTGACGACATCGTGATGGAACTTGGCGGTGGAATTGGCATGTTGGCGATCGCCTGCGCTTTGAAAATTGGCGGCGAGAGAGTTTATTCTTATGAAGCTAATCCCGTACTTGAATCTTTAATTCGGGAAAACTACGCGCTTAATGATGTGAAACCCGAAATCAATATGTGTATGCTTGATGAAACACATGATACTTGCACTTTTCATGTTTCCGAACATTTTTCGCGCTCCTCAGCATTCAAGCCAGCTGATGATAAAACTGTTCCTTATGAAGTTGCCGTTAAGCCCCTCAATGACGAGATTGCGCGTATTAAACCCACAGTTTTGATTATGGATGTCCAAGGTAGTGAAGGCAAACTATTAAGTTTTGCAAACCTATCTACCGTTAGCAAACTTTTAGTTGAAGTACATCCAGATATGTTGGGACTTTCTAATGCGAACGCGCTGCGTCGTAATCTGCGAACTCAGGGTTTTGAAGAAGTAGAACGTTCCGGACAAAGTTTTCTGTATATTCGTAAATAA
- a CDS encoding methyltransferase domain-containing protein has protein sequence MPDVGDTISVVNARWSFGGSVPQTFDQHVGRSVPQYQQGHEIVVALSDFFLRQSSTVYELGCSTGELTRKLAEANTDRDVHIVGIEIESAMVEAAKEKTSNYPKVEIREADILQTEFDSADLIIAYYTIQFVRPAVRQLLFDKIYNSLSWGGGFLLFEKVRAPDARFQDMMSSLYIDFKLQQGFTEQEIVNKSRSLKGVLEPFSTQGNIDLMKRAGFVDIMTVFKHLCFEGFLAIK, from the coding sequence ATGCCTGATGTTGGTGATACTATATCAGTTGTAAATGCGCGATGGTCTTTTGGTGGTAGCGTGCCGCAAACTTTTGACCAACACGTAGGTCGTTCGGTTCCGCAATATCAACAAGGTCATGAAATAGTTGTAGCGCTGTCCGACTTTTTCCTTAGACAAAGTTCAACAGTTTACGAATTAGGCTGCTCGACGGGAGAACTTACGCGTAAGTTAGCCGAAGCTAATACCGATCGCGATGTTCATATTGTGGGTATAGAAATTGAGTCAGCAATGGTTGAAGCTGCGAAGGAAAAAACCTCGAATTATCCGAAAGTTGAAATTCGCGAAGCTGATATTCTGCAAACGGAGTTCGATTCAGCCGATTTGATTATTGCTTACTATACTATCCAGTTTGTACGACCCGCAGTTAGACAGCTACTATTCGATAAAATCTACAATAGTTTGAGCTGGGGAGGTGGTTTTCTTCTGTTTGAAAAAGTCAGAGCACCCGACGCTCGCTTTCAAGATATGATGTCATCGCTCTATATTGACTTCAAATTACAGCAGGGATTTACCGAGCAAGAAATTGTTAACAAAAGTCGCAGTTTAAAAGGTGTACTCGAGCCCTTTTCTACCCAAGGAAATATTGACCTGATGAAACGTGCAGGCTTTGTTGATATTATGACGGTGTTTAAGCATTTGTGTTTTGAAGGTTTCTTGGCAATTAAGTAG